A single region of the Populus nigra chromosome 2, ddPopNigr1.1, whole genome shotgun sequence genome encodes:
- the LOC133682717 gene encoding common plant regulatory factor 1-like isoform X5 has product MGNNEEGKSSASDKSSPAQQDQTSIHVYPDWAAIQAYYGSRVALPPYYNSGVASGHAPHPYMWGPPQPMMATYGAPYAAIYSHGGVYAHPAVPIGSHPHGPGVLSSPAAHTPLSAETPTKSSGNTNQGLMKKLKGFDGLAMSIGNGDAESAEGGSRLPQSMETEGSSDGSDGNTARGKKRSREGTPTVDHHTTGGDTKTETHCSPLLGEVNPSTDKVLGAVVDPGMTKALELRNPPSVNVAKTNPATIPQPGAMLPSEAWSPNDRELKRERRKQSNRESARRSRLRKQAEAEELAHKVETLTTVNMTLKSEIDQFTEKSQKLRLENAALTSGSISRRNSRRRNPRKK; this is encoded by the exons ATGGGAAACAATGAAGAGGGAAAGTCTTCTGCGTCTGATAAATCTTCTCCTGCCCAACAA GATCAGACCAGCATACATGTGTATCCTGATTGGGCAGCTATTCAG GCATATTATGGATCCCGAGTGGCTCTCCCACCATATTACAACTCGGGTGTGGCATCTGGCCATGCCCCCCATCCTTATATGTGGGGCCCGCCGCAG CCTATGATGGCTACTTATGGGGCACCATATGCAGCAATCTATTCACATGGAGGAGTGTATGCGCATCCGGCTGTTCCGATT GGATCCCATCCGCATGGTCCTGGGGTTCTGTCATCTCCTGCT GCTCATACCCCTTTGAGTGCAGAAACACCTACAAAATCTTCAGGAAATACTAATCAGGGTTTAATGAAGAAGTTGAAAGGGTTTGATGGGCTTGCAATGTCAATAGGCAATGGTGATGCTGAGAGTGCAGAGGGTGGGAGTAGGCTACCTCAGAG CATGGAGACAGAAGGTTCCAGTGATGGAAGTGATGGGAATACAGCTAGG GGAAAGAAAAGGAGCCGTGAGGGAACACCAACTGTTG ATCATCATACCACAGGTGGAGATACAAAAACAGAGACACATTGTAGCCCTCTTCTTGGAGAGGTGAATCCATCCACTGACAAGGTTTTGGGTGCAGTTGTTGATCCTGGTATGACCAAAGCATTGGAGCTCAGAAACCCTCCTAGTGTGAATGTTGCTAAGACAAATCCTGCAACTATTCCTCAACCTGGTGCCATGCTGCCTTCTGAAGCCTGGTCACCG AATGACCGGGAGCTGAAACGAGAGAGGAGGAAGCAATCGAACAGAGAATCTGCTAGAAGGTCAAGATTAAGGAAGCAG GCCGAGGCTGAAGAACTCGCACACAAAGTAGAAACGTTGACTACAGTGAACATGACACTCAAATCAGAAATAGATCAGTTTACAGAGAAATCGCAGAAACTAAGGCTTGAAAATGCAGCATTAACG AGTGGTTCAATTAGCAGGAGAAACTCAAGAAGGCGCAACCCACGCAAGAAATGA
- the LOC133682717 gene encoding common plant regulatory factor 1-like isoform X2, whose protein sequence is MGNNEEGKSSASDKSSPAQQDQTSIHVYPDWAAIQAYYGSRVALPPYYNSGVASGHAPHPYMWGPPQPMMATYGAPYAAIYSHGGVYAHPAVPIGSHPHGPGVLSSPAAHTPLSAETPTKSSGNTNQGLMKKLKGFDGLAMSIGNGDAESAEGGSRLPQSMETEGSSDGSDGNTARGKKRSREGTPTVDHHTTGGDTKTETHCSPLLGEVNPSTDKVLGAVVDPGMTKALELRNPPSVNVAKTNPATIPQPGAMLPSEAWSPNDRELKRERRKQSNRESARRSRLRKQAEAEELAHKVETLTTVNMTLKSEIDQFTEKSQKLRLENAALTEKLKKAQPTQEMILNNIDEQRSSNSGAKLHQLMDASPRADAVAAG, encoded by the exons ATGGGAAACAATGAAGAGGGAAAGTCTTCTGCGTCTGATAAATCTTCTCCTGCCCAACAA GATCAGACCAGCATACATGTGTATCCTGATTGGGCAGCTATTCAG GCATATTATGGATCCCGAGTGGCTCTCCCACCATATTACAACTCGGGTGTGGCATCTGGCCATGCCCCCCATCCTTATATGTGGGGCCCGCCGCAG CCTATGATGGCTACTTATGGGGCACCATATGCAGCAATCTATTCACATGGAGGAGTGTATGCGCATCCGGCTGTTCCGATT GGATCCCATCCGCATGGTCCTGGGGTTCTGTCATCTCCTGCT GCTCATACCCCTTTGAGTGCAGAAACACCTACAAAATCTTCAGGAAATACTAATCAGGGTTTAATGAAGAAGTTGAAAGGGTTTGATGGGCTTGCAATGTCAATAGGCAATGGTGATGCTGAGAGTGCAGAGGGTGGGAGTAGGCTACCTCAGAG CATGGAGACAGAAGGTTCCAGTGATGGAAGTGATGGGAATACAGCTAGG GGAAAGAAAAGGAGCCGTGAGGGAACACCAACTGTTG ATCATCATACCACAGGTGGAGATACAAAAACAGAGACACATTGTAGCCCTCTTCTTGGAGAGGTGAATCCATCCACTGACAAGGTTTTGGGTGCAGTTGTTGATCCTGGTATGACCAAAGCATTGGAGCTCAGAAACCCTCCTAGTGTGAATGTTGCTAAGACAAATCCTGCAACTATTCCTCAACCTGGTGCCATGCTGCCTTCTGAAGCCTGGTCACCG AATGACCGGGAGCTGAAACGAGAGAGGAGGAAGCAATCGAACAGAGAATCTGCTAGAAGGTCAAGATTAAGGAAGCAG GCCGAGGCTGAAGAACTCGCACACAAAGTAGAAACGTTGACTACAGTGAACATGACACTCAAATCAGAAATAGATCAGTTTACAGAGAAATCGCAGAAACTAAGGCTTGAAAATGCAGCATTAACG GAGAAACTCAAGAAGGCGCAACCCACGCAAGAAATGATTTTAAACAACATTGATGAGCAGCGAAGCTCCAACTCTGGTGCCAAGCTACATCAACTCATGGATGCAAGCCCCAGAGCTGATGCTGTGGCTGCTGGCTGA
- the LOC133682717 gene encoding G-box-binding factor 3-like isoform X6 — protein MGNNEEGKSSASDKSSPAQQDQTSIHVYPDWAAIQAYYGSRVALPPYYNSGVASGHAPHPYMWGPPQPMMATYGAPYAAIYSHGGVYAHPAVPIGSHPHGPGVLSSPAAHTPLSAETPTKSSGNTNQGLMKKLKGFDGLAMSIGNGDAESAEGGSRLPQSMETEGSSDGSDGNTARGKKRSREGTPTVVVDPGMTKALELRNPPSVNVAKTNPATIPQPGAMLPSEAWSPNDRELKRERRKQSNRESARRSRLRKQAEAEELAHKVETLTTVNMTLKSEIDQFTEKSQKLRLENAALTQEKLKKAQPTQEMILNNIDEQRSSNSGAKLHQLMDASPRADAVAAG, from the exons ATGGGAAACAATGAAGAGGGAAAGTCTTCTGCGTCTGATAAATCTTCTCCTGCCCAACAA GATCAGACCAGCATACATGTGTATCCTGATTGGGCAGCTATTCAG GCATATTATGGATCCCGAGTGGCTCTCCCACCATATTACAACTCGGGTGTGGCATCTGGCCATGCCCCCCATCCTTATATGTGGGGCCCGCCGCAG CCTATGATGGCTACTTATGGGGCACCATATGCAGCAATCTATTCACATGGAGGAGTGTATGCGCATCCGGCTGTTCCGATT GGATCCCATCCGCATGGTCCTGGGGTTCTGTCATCTCCTGCT GCTCATACCCCTTTGAGTGCAGAAACACCTACAAAATCTTCAGGAAATACTAATCAGGGTTTAATGAAGAAGTTGAAAGGGTTTGATGGGCTTGCAATGTCAATAGGCAATGGTGATGCTGAGAGTGCAGAGGGTGGGAGTAGGCTACCTCAGAG CATGGAGACAGAAGGTTCCAGTGATGGAAGTGATGGGAATACAGCTAGG GGAAAGAAAAGGAGCCGTGAGGGAACACCAACTGTTG TTGTTGATCCTGGTATGACCAAAGCATTGGAGCTCAGAAACCCTCCTAGTGTGAATGTTGCTAAGACAAATCCTGCAACTATTCCTCAACCTGGTGCCATGCTGCCTTCTGAAGCCTGGTCACCG AATGACCGGGAGCTGAAACGAGAGAGGAGGAAGCAATCGAACAGAGAATCTGCTAGAAGGTCAAGATTAAGGAAGCAG GCCGAGGCTGAAGAACTCGCACACAAAGTAGAAACGTTGACTACAGTGAACATGACACTCAAATCAGAAATAGATCAGTTTACAGAGAAATCGCAGAAACTAAGGCTTGAAAATGCAGCATTAACG CAGGAGAAACTCAAGAAGGCGCAACCCACGCAAGAAATGATTTTAAACAACATTGATGAGCAGCGAAGCTCCAACTCTGGTGCCAAGCTACATCAACTCATGGATGCAAGCCCCAGAGCTGATGCTGTGGCTGCTGGCTGA
- the LOC133681545 gene encoding exosome complex component RRP41 homolog isoform X2 → MEFVNPEGLRLDGRRPMEMRQLRAQIGAVAKADGSAVFEMGNTKVIAAVYGPREVQNRSQQINDQALVRCEYSMANFSTGDRRRKPKGDRRSTEISLVIRQTMEECILTNLMPRSQIDIYVQVLQADGGTRSACINAATLALADADLNYVEDSAGGPDVTVGILPKLDKVTLLQMDAKLPIDTFENVMQLAVEGCKAIANYIREVLLENTKQLEYRRGL, encoded by the exons ATGGAGTTCGTGAACCCTGAAGGTCTTCGTCTCGATGGTCGCCGCCCCATGGAA ATGAGGCAACTTAGAGCACAAATCGGTGCTGTAGCCAAAGCAGACGG CTCTGCTGTTTTTGAGATGGGAAATACTAAAGTAATTGCTGCCGTTTATGGACCTAGAGAG gttcaaAATAGGAGCCAACAGATTAACGACCAAGCACTG GTGCGGTGTGAGTACAGCATGGCTAATTTCAGTACAGGAGATCGGAGGCGAAAACCGAAGGGGGACAG GCGATCAACAGAGATTTCGTTGGTTATTCGTCAGACAATGGAAGAATGCATATTGACGAATCTAATGCCCCGTTCTCAG ATTGATATATATGTGCAAGTTCTCCAAGCTGATGGAG GAACTAGATCTGCATGCATCAATGCTGCAACTTTGGCCTTAGCAGATGCAG ATTTAAACTATGTTGAAGACAGTGCAGGAGGTCCTGATGTCACTGTTGGAATCCTACCCAAGTTGGACAAAGTGACACTTCTTCAG ATGGATGCTAAGCTGCCAATTGATACCTTTGAAAATGTTATGCAACTTGCTGTTGAAGGCTGCAAGGCAATAGCAAATTACATTCGTGAA GTTTTGCTAGAGAATACCAAACAGCTGGAGTATCGACGTGGCTTGTAG
- the LOC133681545 gene encoding exosome complex component RRP41 homolog isoform X1 — protein MEFVNPEGLRLDGRRPMEMRQLRAQIGAVAKADGSAVFEMGNTKVIAAVYGPREVQNRSQQINDQALVRCEYSMANFSTGDRRRKPKGDRRSTEISLVIRQTMEECILTNLMPRSQIDIYVQVLQADGGTRSACINAATLALADAGIPMRDLVTSCSAGFLNSTPLLDLNYVEDSAGGPDVTVGILPKLDKVTLLQMDAKLPIDTFENVMQLAVEGCKAIANYIREVLLENTKQLEYRRGL, from the exons ATGGAGTTCGTGAACCCTGAAGGTCTTCGTCTCGATGGTCGCCGCCCCATGGAA ATGAGGCAACTTAGAGCACAAATCGGTGCTGTAGCCAAAGCAGACGG CTCTGCTGTTTTTGAGATGGGAAATACTAAAGTAATTGCTGCCGTTTATGGACCTAGAGAG gttcaaAATAGGAGCCAACAGATTAACGACCAAGCACTG GTGCGGTGTGAGTACAGCATGGCTAATTTCAGTACAGGAGATCGGAGGCGAAAACCGAAGGGGGACAG GCGATCAACAGAGATTTCGTTGGTTATTCGTCAGACAATGGAAGAATGCATATTGACGAATCTAATGCCCCGTTCTCAG ATTGATATATATGTGCAAGTTCTCCAAGCTGATGGAG GAACTAGATCTGCATGCATCAATGCTGCAACTTTGGCCTTAGCAGATGCAGGTATCCCCATGCGTGATCTTGTTACTTCTTGTAGTGCTGGATTCCTCAATAGCACTCCTCTTCTTG ATTTAAACTATGTTGAAGACAGTGCAGGAGGTCCTGATGTCACTGTTGGAATCCTACCCAAGTTGGACAAAGTGACACTTCTTCAG ATGGATGCTAAGCTGCCAATTGATACCTTTGAAAATGTTATGCAACTTGCTGTTGAAGGCTGCAAGGCAATAGCAAATTACATTCGTGAA GTTTTGCTAGAGAATACCAAACAGCTGGAGTATCGACGTGGCTTGTAG
- the LOC133682717 gene encoding common plant regulatory factor 1-like isoform X4, with protein sequence MGNNEEGKSSASDKSSPAQQDQTSIHVYPDWAAIQAYYGSRVALPPYYNSGVASGHAPHPYMWGPPQPMMATYGAPYAAIYSHGGVYAHPAVPIGSHPHGPGVLSSPAAHTPLSAETPTKSSGNTNQGLMKKLKGFDGLAMSIGNGDAESAEGGSRLPQSMETEGSSDGSDGNTARGKKRSREGTPTVGGDTKTETHCSPLLGEVNPSTDKVLGAVVDPGMTKALELRNPPSVNVAKTNPATIPQPGAMLPSEAWSPNDRELKRERRKQSNRESARRSRLRKQAEAEELAHKVETLTTVNMTLKSEIDQFTEKSQKLRLENAALTEKLKKAQPTQEMILNNIDEQRSSNSGAKLHQLMDASPRADAVAAG encoded by the exons ATGGGAAACAATGAAGAGGGAAAGTCTTCTGCGTCTGATAAATCTTCTCCTGCCCAACAA GATCAGACCAGCATACATGTGTATCCTGATTGGGCAGCTATTCAG GCATATTATGGATCCCGAGTGGCTCTCCCACCATATTACAACTCGGGTGTGGCATCTGGCCATGCCCCCCATCCTTATATGTGGGGCCCGCCGCAG CCTATGATGGCTACTTATGGGGCACCATATGCAGCAATCTATTCACATGGAGGAGTGTATGCGCATCCGGCTGTTCCGATT GGATCCCATCCGCATGGTCCTGGGGTTCTGTCATCTCCTGCT GCTCATACCCCTTTGAGTGCAGAAACACCTACAAAATCTTCAGGAAATACTAATCAGGGTTTAATGAAGAAGTTGAAAGGGTTTGATGGGCTTGCAATGTCAATAGGCAATGGTGATGCTGAGAGTGCAGAGGGTGGGAGTAGGCTACCTCAGAG CATGGAGACAGAAGGTTCCAGTGATGGAAGTGATGGGAATACAGCTAGG GGAAAGAAAAGGAGCCGTGAGGGAACACCAACTGTTG GTGGAGATACAAAAACAGAGACACATTGTAGCCCTCTTCTTGGAGAGGTGAATCCATCCACTGACAAGGTTTTGGGTGCAGTTGTTGATCCTGGTATGACCAAAGCATTGGAGCTCAGAAACCCTCCTAGTGTGAATGTTGCTAAGACAAATCCTGCAACTATTCCTCAACCTGGTGCCATGCTGCCTTCTGAAGCCTGGTCACCG AATGACCGGGAGCTGAAACGAGAGAGGAGGAAGCAATCGAACAGAGAATCTGCTAGAAGGTCAAGATTAAGGAAGCAG GCCGAGGCTGAAGAACTCGCACACAAAGTAGAAACGTTGACTACAGTGAACATGACACTCAAATCAGAAATAGATCAGTTTACAGAGAAATCGCAGAAACTAAGGCTTGAAAATGCAGCATTAACG GAGAAACTCAAGAAGGCGCAACCCACGCAAGAAATGATTTTAAACAACATTGATGAGCAGCGAAGCTCCAACTCTGGTGCCAAGCTACATCAACTCATGGATGCAAGCCCCAGAGCTGATGCTGTGGCTGCTGGCTGA
- the LOC133681545 gene encoding exosome complex component RRP41 homolog isoform X3 translates to MDLERFKIGANRLTTKHWCGVSTAWLISVQEIGGENRRGTDESIRRRSTEISLVIRQTMEECILTNLMPRSQIDIYVQVLQADGGTRSACINAATLALADAGIPMRDLVTSCSAGFLNSTPLLDLNYVEDSAGGPDVTVGILPKLDKVTLLQMDAKLPIDTFENVMQLAVEGCKAIANYIREVLLENTKQLEYRRGL, encoded by the exons ATGGACCTAGAGAG gttcaaAATAGGAGCCAACAGATTAACGACCAAGCACTG GTGCGGTGTGAGTACAGCATGGCTAATTTCAGTACAGGAGATCGGAGGCGAAAACCGAAGGGGGACAG ATGAAAGCATTCGCAGGCGATCAACAGAGATTTCGTTGGTTATTCGTCAGACAATGGAAGAATGCATATTGACGAATCTAATGCCCCGTTCTCAG ATTGATATATATGTGCAAGTTCTCCAAGCTGATGGAG GAACTAGATCTGCATGCATCAATGCTGCAACTTTGGCCTTAGCAGATGCAGGTATCCCCATGCGTGATCTTGTTACTTCTTGTAGTGCTGGATTCCTCAATAGCACTCCTCTTCTTG ATTTAAACTATGTTGAAGACAGTGCAGGAGGTCCTGATGTCACTGTTGGAATCCTACCCAAGTTGGACAAAGTGACACTTCTTCAG ATGGATGCTAAGCTGCCAATTGATACCTTTGAAAATGTTATGCAACTTGCTGTTGAAGGCTGCAAGGCAATAGCAAATTACATTCGTGAA GTTTTGCTAGAGAATACCAAACAGCTGGAGTATCGACGTGGCTTGTAG
- the LOC133682717 gene encoding common plant regulatory factor 1-like isoform X1, with amino-acid sequence MGNNEEGKSSASDKSSPAQQDQTSIHVYPDWAAIQAYYGSRVALPPYYNSGVASGHAPHPYMWGPPQPMMATYGAPYAAIYSHGGVYAHPAVPIGSHPHGPGVLSSPAAHTPLSAETPTKSSGNTNQGLMKKLKGFDGLAMSIGNGDAESAEGGSRLPQSMETEGSSDGSDGNTARGKKRSREGTPTVDHHTTGGDTKTETHCSPLLGEVNPSTDKVLGAVVDPGMTKALELRNPPSVNVAKTNPATIPQPGAMLPSEAWSPNDRELKRERRKQSNRESARRSRLRKQAEAEELAHKVETLTTVNMTLKSEIDQFTEKSQKLRLENAALTQEKLKKAQPTQEMILNNIDEQRSSNSGAKLHQLMDASPRADAVAAG; translated from the exons ATGGGAAACAATGAAGAGGGAAAGTCTTCTGCGTCTGATAAATCTTCTCCTGCCCAACAA GATCAGACCAGCATACATGTGTATCCTGATTGGGCAGCTATTCAG GCATATTATGGATCCCGAGTGGCTCTCCCACCATATTACAACTCGGGTGTGGCATCTGGCCATGCCCCCCATCCTTATATGTGGGGCCCGCCGCAG CCTATGATGGCTACTTATGGGGCACCATATGCAGCAATCTATTCACATGGAGGAGTGTATGCGCATCCGGCTGTTCCGATT GGATCCCATCCGCATGGTCCTGGGGTTCTGTCATCTCCTGCT GCTCATACCCCTTTGAGTGCAGAAACACCTACAAAATCTTCAGGAAATACTAATCAGGGTTTAATGAAGAAGTTGAAAGGGTTTGATGGGCTTGCAATGTCAATAGGCAATGGTGATGCTGAGAGTGCAGAGGGTGGGAGTAGGCTACCTCAGAG CATGGAGACAGAAGGTTCCAGTGATGGAAGTGATGGGAATACAGCTAGG GGAAAGAAAAGGAGCCGTGAGGGAACACCAACTGTTG ATCATCATACCACAGGTGGAGATACAAAAACAGAGACACATTGTAGCCCTCTTCTTGGAGAGGTGAATCCATCCACTGACAAGGTTTTGGGTGCAGTTGTTGATCCTGGTATGACCAAAGCATTGGAGCTCAGAAACCCTCCTAGTGTGAATGTTGCTAAGACAAATCCTGCAACTATTCCTCAACCTGGTGCCATGCTGCCTTCTGAAGCCTGGTCACCG AATGACCGGGAGCTGAAACGAGAGAGGAGGAAGCAATCGAACAGAGAATCTGCTAGAAGGTCAAGATTAAGGAAGCAG GCCGAGGCTGAAGAACTCGCACACAAAGTAGAAACGTTGACTACAGTGAACATGACACTCAAATCAGAAATAGATCAGTTTACAGAGAAATCGCAGAAACTAAGGCTTGAAAATGCAGCATTAACG CAGGAGAAACTCAAGAAGGCGCAACCCACGCAAGAAATGATTTTAAACAACATTGATGAGCAGCGAAGCTCCAACTCTGGTGCCAAGCTACATCAACTCATGGATGCAAGCCCCAGAGCTGATGCTGTGGCTGCTGGCTGA
- the LOC133682717 gene encoding common plant regulatory factor 1-like isoform X3, translating into MGNNEEGKSSASDKSSPAQQDQTSIHVYPDWAAIQAYYGSRVALPPYYNSGVASGHAPHPYMWGPPQPMMATYGAPYAAIYSHGGVYAHPAVPIGSHPHGPGVLSSPAAHTPLSAETPTKSSGNTNQGLMKKLKGFDGLAMSIGNGDAESAEGGSRLPQSMETEGSSDGSDGNTARGKKRSREGTPTVGGDTKTETHCSPLLGEVNPSTDKVLGAVVDPGMTKALELRNPPSVNVAKTNPATIPQPGAMLPSEAWSPNDRELKRERRKQSNRESARRSRLRKQAEAEELAHKVETLTTVNMTLKSEIDQFTEKSQKLRLENAALTQEKLKKAQPTQEMILNNIDEQRSSNSGAKLHQLMDASPRADAVAAG; encoded by the exons ATGGGAAACAATGAAGAGGGAAAGTCTTCTGCGTCTGATAAATCTTCTCCTGCCCAACAA GATCAGACCAGCATACATGTGTATCCTGATTGGGCAGCTATTCAG GCATATTATGGATCCCGAGTGGCTCTCCCACCATATTACAACTCGGGTGTGGCATCTGGCCATGCCCCCCATCCTTATATGTGGGGCCCGCCGCAG CCTATGATGGCTACTTATGGGGCACCATATGCAGCAATCTATTCACATGGAGGAGTGTATGCGCATCCGGCTGTTCCGATT GGATCCCATCCGCATGGTCCTGGGGTTCTGTCATCTCCTGCT GCTCATACCCCTTTGAGTGCAGAAACACCTACAAAATCTTCAGGAAATACTAATCAGGGTTTAATGAAGAAGTTGAAAGGGTTTGATGGGCTTGCAATGTCAATAGGCAATGGTGATGCTGAGAGTGCAGAGGGTGGGAGTAGGCTACCTCAGAG CATGGAGACAGAAGGTTCCAGTGATGGAAGTGATGGGAATACAGCTAGG GGAAAGAAAAGGAGCCGTGAGGGAACACCAACTGTTG GTGGAGATACAAAAACAGAGACACATTGTAGCCCTCTTCTTGGAGAGGTGAATCCATCCACTGACAAGGTTTTGGGTGCAGTTGTTGATCCTGGTATGACCAAAGCATTGGAGCTCAGAAACCCTCCTAGTGTGAATGTTGCTAAGACAAATCCTGCAACTATTCCTCAACCTGGTGCCATGCTGCCTTCTGAAGCCTGGTCACCG AATGACCGGGAGCTGAAACGAGAGAGGAGGAAGCAATCGAACAGAGAATCTGCTAGAAGGTCAAGATTAAGGAAGCAG GCCGAGGCTGAAGAACTCGCACACAAAGTAGAAACGTTGACTACAGTGAACATGACACTCAAATCAGAAATAGATCAGTTTACAGAGAAATCGCAGAAACTAAGGCTTGAAAATGCAGCATTAACG CAGGAGAAACTCAAGAAGGCGCAACCCACGCAAGAAATGATTTTAAACAACATTGATGAGCAGCGAAGCTCCAACTCTGGTGCCAAGCTACATCAACTCATGGATGCAAGCCCCAGAGCTGATGCTGTGGCTGCTGGCTGA